A single window of Granulicella cerasi DNA harbors:
- a CDS encoding TonB-dependent receptor, with product MFLLLLGGAAIATAQTTGTISGVVTDAGGGRLTKVLVTARDTSTGESRTATTNAAGEYSFPALRPADYELKFALEGFATSTEVTTLNVTEHIAVDAKLQLSSVATTVDVSSAEPMLQTESVTQGRVIDGQAVEELPLATNNFTQLLGLSPGVVGELNDATALGRGTQNINANGARTSSNSIYIDGIDAVNVHVNSAGNNAFASNGTIIPPPAAIQEFKVQTALFEAATGRSGGSNIFLITRTGGNAIHGQVYEYFRNTMFNANNWFFNNLGQRKPKLNQNQFGGAIGGPFIKDKLFGFFAYQGTRQVNGYAGTTTIAIPNLPTNRSVTSLGLFGNSLGATSHSGPSILADGSNINPAALKLLQLKFANGNYVVPSPNGSATNTNVNYAVSVPSIFNEDEYSGSMTYRWRDKDTAAFHTVIAEQPQFQSLPSTRSVPGFGLNQLFKSRLYSVSETHVFSPNVVNEFRMGMSRLLGHTGFENQIPLSAIGMTRFNAGDFPNIPLIELSNSYEFGYSVNADQADTENTWQYFDNVNWLKGKHAMNFGFEMRRYQDNYFSNNRMNGSIDVISMQNLMLGRNGQSVAAGGNGTGYSDNYTYSVASGVVQRYDRIRDIALFAQDAYKPTSRLSINIGLRWEYIGLPVDIFGRNGAFDPRRYVAPPAGGVTSMGFVQEGNAVNAVPGIAKVSNTLTDTVGKLNLGPRIGAIYRLNDQMVLRAGYGLFYDRLSNQLGLLESLSVPNYVRADGKNSSGQSGKTPQTPININSSFDNPFPTLPQRSQFPILPQVAAYSSSGTATAPLSINNIDPQIKTPYYQQFGVNIQTQITPAMMLEVGYVGTLGRHLPVETELNQAQLASASNPINGTTVNTGDPQQRAPYQGFSIPGFLYLQTRMTSNYNSLQTTLNYKKGRTNFMVTNTFGKSMDTSSGTADGSVFNNFDGDQTNPRQAYGPSDFDRTDRISARWSYSIPTLPIHGWARGIFRGYDLSGTGVYQTGKPIDITDSSGASQYGTDTSRASWVAGANANTARRYGRTQDRLTAYFNNGTLTNVPAAFTTAGTSYGTVSRNVLRGPSNANVDLSLGKRTRLFAGTALDLRLQAFNVFNHPNFANPAGNVSGSNFGAILSTVGNPRLLQLVAKVQF from the coding sequence TGAGCTGAAGTTTGCGCTCGAAGGCTTCGCCACCTCGACCGAGGTGACGACGCTGAACGTGACCGAACACATCGCCGTAGATGCGAAGCTGCAGCTTTCGAGCGTGGCGACGACGGTGGATGTCAGCTCGGCCGAGCCGATGCTGCAGACGGAGTCGGTAACGCAGGGCCGCGTGATCGACGGTCAGGCCGTGGAAGAGCTGCCGCTGGCGACCAACAACTTCACGCAGTTGCTGGGTCTGTCGCCGGGCGTGGTGGGTGAGTTGAACGATGCGACCGCGCTGGGCCGCGGTACGCAGAACATCAACGCCAACGGCGCGCGCACCAGCTCGAACTCCATCTATATCGACGGCATCGACGCGGTGAACGTACACGTGAACTCGGCGGGCAATAACGCGTTTGCGTCGAATGGCACGATCATTCCTCCTCCGGCCGCGATTCAGGAGTTCAAGGTGCAGACTGCGCTGTTTGAAGCGGCGACGGGGCGCTCGGGCGGATCGAACATCTTCCTCATCACGCGCACGGGCGGCAACGCGATTCACGGCCAGGTGTATGAGTACTTCCGCAACACGATGTTCAACGCGAACAACTGGTTCTTCAACAACCTCGGCCAGCGCAAGCCGAAGCTGAACCAGAACCAGTTCGGCGGCGCGATCGGCGGACCGTTTATCAAGGACAAGCTTTTCGGCTTCTTCGCGTATCAGGGCACGCGACAGGTGAATGGCTATGCGGGCACGACGACGATTGCGATTCCGAACCTGCCGACGAACCGCTCGGTCACCTCGCTTGGCCTCTTCGGCAACTCGCTGGGCGCGACCTCGCATAGCGGGCCGTCGATCCTTGCCGATGGCTCGAACATCAACCCTGCAGCGTTGAAGCTGCTGCAGTTGAAGTTTGCGAACGGCAACTATGTTGTGCCTTCGCCGAACGGATCGGCAACGAACACGAATGTGAACTATGCCGTGTCGGTGCCGTCGATCTTCAATGAAGACGAGTACTCCGGCAGCATGACGTATCGCTGGCGCGATAAGGACACGGCGGCGTTTCACACGGTGATCGCCGAGCAGCCGCAGTTTCAGTCGCTGCCTTCGACGCGTTCGGTGCCGGGCTTCGGCTTGAATCAGCTCTTCAAGAGCCGCCTCTACTCGGTGAGCGAGACGCATGTCTTCTCGCCGAACGTCGTGAACGAGTTCCGCATGGGTATGTCGCGCCTGCTGGGGCACACGGGCTTTGAAAATCAGATTCCGCTGAGCGCCATTGGCATGACGCGTTTCAATGCCGGTGACTTTCCGAACATTCCGCTCATCGAGCTTTCGAACTCGTATGAGTTCGGCTACAGCGTGAACGCCGACCAGGCGGACACCGAGAACACATGGCAGTACTTCGACAACGTGAACTGGTTGAAGGGCAAGCACGCGATGAACTTCGGCTTCGAGATGCGTCGCTATCAGGACAACTACTTCTCGAATAATCGTATGAACGGTTCCATCGACGTGATCTCGATGCAGAACCTGATGCTCGGCCGCAATGGCCAGTCGGTGGCCGCGGGCGGTAACGGCACGGGCTACTCGGACAACTACACCTACTCGGTGGCGTCGGGCGTGGTGCAGCGTTATGACCGCATCCGCGACATCGCGCTCTTCGCGCAGGATGCGTACAAGCCGACCTCGCGTCTGAGCATCAACATCGGCCTGCGCTGGGAGTACATCGGTTTGCCGGTGGACATCTTCGGTCGCAACGGTGCGTTCGATCCACGCCGCTACGTGGCTCCGCCCGCGGGTGGTGTGACCTCGATGGGCTTCGTGCAGGAAGGCAATGCGGTGAATGCGGTGCCGGGCATTGCGAAGGTCTCCAATACGCTGACCGACACGGTGGGCAAGTTGAACCTCGGGCCGCGCATCGGTGCCATCTATCGCTTGAACGATCAGATGGTGCTGCGTGCGGGCTATGGCTTGTTCTATGACCGTCTGTCGAACCAGCTTGGCTTGCTGGAGTCGTTGTCGGTGCCGAACTACGTGCGCGCCGACGGGAAGAACTCGTCGGGCCAGAGCGGCAAGACGCCGCAGACGCCCATCAACATCAACTCGAGCTTCGACAATCCGTTCCCCACGCTGCCGCAGCGTTCGCAGTTCCCGATTCTGCCCCAGGTAGCCGCGTACTCGTCGTCGGGCACGGCGACCGCGCCGCTGTCGATCAACAACATTGATCCGCAGATCAAGACGCCGTACTACCAGCAGTTCGGTGTGAACATCCAGACGCAGATCACGCCGGCGATGATGCTCGAGGTGGGCTATGTCGGCACGCTCGGCCGTCATCTGCCGGTGGAGACGGAGCTAAACCAGGCACAGCTTGCGAGCGCTTCGAATCCCATCAACGGCACGACGGTGAATACCGGCGATCCGCAGCAGCGCGCGCCGTATCAGGGCTTCAGCATTCCGGGCTTCCTGTATCTGCAGACGCGCATGACGTCGAACTACAACTCGTTGCAGACGACACTGAACTACAAGAAGGGCCGCACCAACTTCATGGTGACGAACACCTTCGGCAAGTCGATGGACACGAGCTCGGGTACGGCCGATGGTTCGGTCTTCAACAACTTCGATGGCGACCAGACGAACCCGCGCCAGGCATACGGGCCTTCGGACTTCGATCGCACGGACCGCATCTCGGCACGCTGGTCGTACAGCATTCCCACGCTGCCGATTCATGGCTGGGCGCGCGGCATCTTCCGCGGCTATGACCTTTCGGGAACAGGTGTGTATCAGACCGGCAAGCCGATCGATATCACCGACAGCTCGGGTGCTTCGCAGTACGGCACGGACACGAGCCGCGCTAGCTGGGTGGCTGGTGCGAACGCCAACACCGCTCGCCGCTATGGCCGCACACAAGATCGCCTGACCGCGTACTTCAACAACGGCACACTGACCAACGTTCCCGCGGCCTTCACGACCGCAGGCACGAGCTACGGCACGGTGAGTCGCAACGTACTGCGCGGACCGAGTAACGCGAACGTCGATCTCTCGCTGGGCAAGCGGACGCGGCTCTTCGCGGGCACGGCGCTGGATCTCCGCCTGCAGGCGTTCAACGTCTTCAATCACCCGAACTTCGCGAACCCCGCAGGCAACGTGAGCGGATCGAACTTCGGAGCGATCCTGAGCACCGTCGGCAACCCGCGCCTGCTGCAGCTTGTCGCGAAGGTCCAGTTCTAA
- a CDS encoding LacI family DNA-binding transcriptional regulator: MKSRSTSGRITLRDLATHLGLSKTTVSVVMSGSKAAEAIPEKTRRRIERAAEKLGYRAHYMARSLRKSESMSVGIIVPEFSDGYFTLLMAGIEEFLISAGYFYFTVSHYWKPDLQQQYPAMLEERGVDGLLMVNTDPPQSHLPMVSISGHHKRGAPTTVMLDHEHAAHLLIEHLHGLGHRRIAFVHGQSWSQDTQLRRKAFVTAMQQFGLKIIPELQVTLDATTWTPDLGYAPATELLKKTRDFTALVCFNDTAAMGAIRAARDAGLRVPEDISVTGFDNIAHASFFSPSLTTVQQPLREMGKSAAQALIEHIRHPQQTQPAKLVHQPLLVARESTGHAPLTATTAKRSAK, from the coding sequence ATGAAGAGCCGCAGTACTTCCGGCCGCATCACCCTTCGCGATCTGGCGACGCATCTCGGGCTTTCAAAAACCACCGTCTCCGTCGTGATGAGCGGCTCAAAGGCCGCGGAGGCGATCCCCGAAAAGACGCGCCGACGCATCGAACGCGCCGCTGAGAAACTCGGCTATCGCGCTCACTACATGGCGCGTTCGCTGCGGAAGAGCGAGTCGATGTCGGTCGGCATCATCGTGCCGGAGTTCTCGGACGGCTACTTCACGCTGCTCATGGCGGGCATTGAAGAGTTCCTCATCAGCGCTGGCTACTTCTACTTCACCGTGTCGCATTACTGGAAGCCGGACCTGCAACAGCAATACCCCGCGATGCTCGAAGAGCGTGGCGTGGACGGCCTGTTGATGGTGAATACCGATCCGCCGCAGAGCCATCTGCCGATGGTGTCGATCTCAGGCCACCACAAGCGCGGCGCGCCTACCACCGTGATGCTCGATCATGAGCACGCAGCGCATCTGCTCATCGAACACCTGCACGGGCTCGGCCATCGGCGCATCGCGTTCGTGCACGGTCAATCGTGGTCACAGGACACGCAACTGCGCCGCAAAGCCTTCGTCACAGCAATGCAGCAATTTGGTCTGAAGATCATTCCGGAGTTGCAGGTCACGCTCGATGCGACGACCTGGACGCCTGATCTGGGCTATGCACCCGCCACCGAGTTGCTGAAGAAGACGCGCGACTTCACGGCCCTCGTCTGCTTCAACGACACCGCGGCAATGGGTGCGATTCGCGCCGCACGCGACGCGGGTCTCCGCGTGCCCGAGGACATCTCGGTCACCGGCTTCGATAACATCGCACACGCCAGCTTCTTTTCACCGAGCCTCACCACCGTGCAGCAGCCGCTGCGCGAGATGGGAAAGTCTGCGGCGCAGGCGCTCATCGAGCACATCCGCCACCCACAGCAGACGCAGCCCGCGAAACTCGTGCATCAACCCTTGCTGGTTGCGCGGGAGTCCACAGGCCATGCGCCGCTCACCGCGACGACGGCAAAGAGATCTGCGAAGTAA
- a CDS encoding Ig-like domain repeat protein — translation MANFSQAKSLLSIALLACGFATHAQTQPSAVPVPFTSAAAGFGTSTTTAVCTGAIASTDGSALGDGCPATQAKLNAAQGAAVDKYGNIYFADYGNKQVRVVYNGGTQLAAAIKAANSGYVTPLASAPSPTPVAGNVYTLAGVGVGTSTAYPTFTVLNVSGLPCANYAASGQPTALDTLGDGCPGASAPVAARDVKVDADGNLFLADYSNGRIRVFCVNCAVTTSAAKLITTENPTVTAPANGAMYTIAGFANGYRDAQPGYTTAANSSTTAAQAIALLRSPTGVAISSSDDVFIADNLNNAVRVLYNGGSAAKAILVAQGTASPVVGYVYTIAGAGCVSAATNKTGSVSSANACLTTAGSDTAALGNAVGTGPVWSVYLDANSNVFYTDATNQRIKVIYGGVANPTAVSGTLQAGYTYSFAGQGTGLAGAQNGVAPSALVLSSAQSIGGDTAGNVFFFDYGTSYLYEVYAETGIAAILGGNGAIATAAANATCSGGTTGPVMTDAYYDGCPATQAKLSSPRGPVVADASGNLYFGDAISYVVRKFAYNTTFPATGVGSTSAAQPYAFTFLGVNTLLASSFPVSDFAEATGSTCSSTLAVVAGSTCVENVSFKPTAAALRQGAVRVNASAGTLGSLVISGVGTGAALAVDPGTQTTIGSGYSVNAVATDAAGAVYFTDATTKSALRAVGSTVTTLATGFNNPQGIAADGAGNVFIADAGANTITEIPAVGTKFTLSATVSSPRQLAIAADGTLLVADSGNNRIASFAPGSNVARTVGFTGLSTPTGVAVGADGTIYATSGSAVQQLTTAGVQSTRATLTATAIAVDAANNLYSTANTTATETTAASQSFTLYTGTTVRGIALDSTGNVYLADSGATGVVKSARTSGYYKFNTSPATTTLELTSIGSAPVSTTSYTVTNTSDFTVSPATTNGCSGALASGNSCALSAAFSQVSTGVPTDTVSFTATVTNGSPYFTLTAATATPAIVVTAAPTSVVYGNSVTLKALVYGPNNTGGTVTFYAGGVKLTTATSDANASASYTYTPAVGSYSITADYTPSGSTTATVVTTTAATFTVTQATPTTSLSVTPTTGFATSTYTATVTVSSTAGTPSGTVTFLLGSTQLATGTLDSTGKATGTFTNLPAGTNCITAKYAGSTNFASVTSACANVTVVTQVTPTIALTVSPTTGYPTTSYTAVATLTASVGTPTGSVVFYSGTTSLGPAVAVNSSGIATSTFTGLASGTNCITAVFTSATTNYASVTSTCSNVTVAAGFSVTPASTALAFPSANYQQAQTQLNIVTGGRMDTLTFACNGLPSKLQCSFSPASVKLAGDSSTVQVQMLVANSGAKYASVDRRPLTSSRRALELASLPALALLIFGLRRRRAALPMLAMLLLGIVGAGALTGCSGQDPTTLQQGSGTYNFSVNVYSGTTTLQTINFTLTIP, via the coding sequence ATGGCGAACTTCAGCCAGGCCAAATCGCTTCTCTCGATCGCACTCCTTGCATGCGGCTTCGCGACTCATGCGCAAACGCAGCCCAGCGCCGTGCCCGTTCCTTTCACGAGCGCGGCTGCGGGTTTTGGCACGTCTACCACCACGGCGGTGTGTACCGGCGCGATAGCCAGCACCGACGGCTCCGCGCTCGGTGATGGCTGCCCTGCGACGCAGGCGAAGCTGAACGCTGCGCAAGGTGCTGCGGTCGATAAGTACGGCAACATCTACTTTGCGGACTACGGCAACAAGCAGGTGCGCGTTGTGTACAACGGCGGCACGCAGCTTGCGGCGGCGATCAAGGCCGCGAACAGCGGCTACGTGACGCCGCTCGCGAGTGCGCCTTCGCCGACGCCTGTGGCGGGCAATGTGTACACGCTTGCAGGTGTGGGCGTAGGGACGTCCACTGCGTATCCCACGTTTACCGTGCTGAACGTAAGCGGCTTGCCGTGTGCGAACTACGCTGCGAGTGGCCAGCCCACGGCGTTGGATACGCTCGGCGATGGTTGCCCGGGTGCGTCAGCGCCTGTGGCCGCGCGCGATGTGAAGGTCGATGCCGATGGCAACCTCTTCCTCGCGGATTACTCGAACGGCCGCATCCGCGTCTTCTGCGTGAACTGCGCGGTGACGACGTCAGCGGCGAAGCTCATCACCACGGAGAACCCGACTGTGACCGCGCCCGCGAACGGTGCGATGTACACCATCGCAGGTTTTGCGAATGGCTATCGTGATGCGCAACCGGGGTACACCACTGCAGCGAATTCGAGCACAACGGCTGCGCAGGCGATCGCGCTGCTGCGTTCGCCAACGGGTGTTGCGATCTCCTCGAGCGATGATGTGTTCATTGCCGACAACCTGAACAACGCCGTGCGCGTGCTCTACAACGGTGGAAGCGCTGCAAAGGCGATTCTCGTTGCGCAAGGTACGGCCTCACCCGTGGTCGGCTATGTGTACACGATCGCTGGTGCAGGATGCGTTTCTGCGGCAACAAACAAGACGGGTTCGGTGTCGAGCGCGAATGCCTGCCTGACGACGGCAGGCAGCGATACCGCAGCGCTCGGCAATGCAGTCGGTACGGGTCCGGTGTGGAGCGTGTATCTCGACGCGAACAGCAACGTCTTTTACACCGACGCGACGAACCAGCGCATCAAGGTGATCTATGGCGGCGTAGCCAATCCCACGGCCGTGAGCGGCACGCTGCAGGCGGGCTATACCTACAGCTTCGCAGGCCAGGGAACGGGTCTCGCCGGTGCGCAGAATGGCGTAGCTCCGAGCGCGCTGGTGTTGAGCTCTGCGCAGAGCATCGGCGGCGATACTGCGGGCAACGTCTTCTTCTTCGACTACGGCACCAGCTATCTCTACGAGGTGTACGCGGAGACCGGTATCGCCGCGATCCTCGGCGGCAACGGTGCGATTGCGACCGCGGCTGCGAACGCAACTTGCAGCGGCGGCACGACCGGCCCTGTGATGACGGACGCCTACTACGACGGTTGCCCTGCCACGCAGGCGAAGCTGTCCAGCCCTCGCGGTCCCGTAGTAGCAGACGCTTCCGGCAACCTGTACTTCGGCGATGCGATCAGCTACGTCGTGCGCAAGTTCGCCTACAACACTACGTTCCCGGCGACCGGAGTGGGCAGCACAAGCGCTGCGCAGCCGTATGCGTTCACCTTCCTCGGCGTGAACACGTTGCTGGCCTCGTCGTTTCCGGTGAGCGACTTTGCAGAGGCAACGGGTAGCACCTGCTCTTCGACGCTTGCGGTAGTTGCAGGCTCGACGTGCGTGGAGAATGTGAGCTTCAAGCCGACAGCTGCAGCGCTACGCCAGGGCGCGGTACGCGTGAATGCTTCGGCCGGTACGCTCGGTTCGCTGGTCATCAGCGGAGTGGGCACCGGCGCGGCGCTCGCGGTGGATCCCGGCACGCAGACGACGATCGGCTCAGGCTACAGCGTGAACGCGGTGGCGACGGATGCCGCCGGCGCGGTGTACTTCACCGATGCGACGACGAAGTCTGCGCTGCGCGCTGTGGGCTCTACGGTGACGACGCTTGCGACGGGCTTCAATAATCCGCAGGGCATCGCGGCGGATGGTGCGGGCAATGTCTTCATTGCAGACGCAGGCGCAAACACGATCACCGAGATTCCGGCCGTTGGCACAAAGTTCACCCTGTCCGCAACGGTGAGCAGCCCGCGTCAGCTTGCGATTGCGGCTGATGGCACTTTGCTCGTTGCGGACTCCGGCAACAATCGCATCGCTTCCTTCGCTCCCGGTTCAAACGTTGCGCGCACCGTCGGCTTCACAGGCTTGAGCACGCCGACCGGTGTAGCGGTGGGTGCTGACGGTACGATCTACGCCACGAGCGGCAGTGCGGTGCAGCAGCTCACCACGGCGGGCGTGCAAAGTACGCGCGCCACTTTGACAGCTACGGCGATTGCAGTGGACGCGGCGAACAATCTCTACTCGACGGCGAACACCACCGCGACAGAGACGACTGCAGCTTCGCAGAGCTTCACGCTCTACACAGGCACCACCGTTCGCGGCATCGCGCTCGACAGCACGGGCAATGTATACCTTGCAGACAGCGGCGCAACGGGTGTCGTGAAGTCCGCGCGCACGTCGGGCTACTACAAATTCAACACCAGCCCCGCTACGACGACGCTCGAGCTCACGAGCATCGGCTCGGCGCCGGTGAGCACGACAAGCTACACCGTGACAAACACGAGCGACTTCACGGTTTCGCCTGCGACTACGAACGGTTGCAGCGGCGCGCTGGCGAGCGGCAACTCCTGCGCGTTGAGTGCGGCCTTCTCGCAGGTATCGACGGGCGTGCCGACCGACACTGTTTCCTTCACGGCGACGGTGACGAACGGCTCGCCGTACTTCACGCTGACCGCCGCGACGGCCACCCCGGCCATCGTTGTGACGGCCGCGCCGACCTCGGTCGTGTACGGCAACAGCGTAACGCTGAAGGCGCTTGTGTACGGCCCGAACAACACAGGCGGCACGGTGACGTTCTACGCAGGAGGCGTGAAGCTGACGACGGCTACGTCCGACGCGAACGCTTCGGCGTCGTACACCTACACGCCCGCGGTGGGCAGCTACTCCATCACGGCGGACTACACACCGAGTGGATCGACGACCGCGACGGTAGTCACGACCACTGCCGCGACCTTCACGGTGACGCAGGCCACGCCGACCACCTCGCTGAGCGTGACGCCCACGACGGGCTTTGCTACGAGCACCTACACCGCGACCGTGACCGTGTCCTCGACGGCGGGAACGCCCTCGGGCACTGTCACCTTCCTGTTGGGATCAACGCAGCTTGCGACCGGCACGCTCGACAGCACCGGCAAGGCCACGGGCACATTCACGAACCTGCCCGCAGGCACGAACTGCATCACCGCGAAGTATGCGGGCAGCACGAACTTCGCAAGCGTAACGAGTGCATGTGCGAACGTCACCGTCGTGACGCAGGTGACGCCGACGATCGCGCTCACCGTGTCACCGACGACGGGCTACCCCACGACGAGCTACACGGCTGTCGCCACGTTGACCGCGTCGGTGGGCACTCCGACGGGATCGGTCGTCTTCTACTCCGGCACCACGAGCCTCGGCCCGGCGGTGGCGGTGAACTCTTCCGGTATCGCCACGTCGACCTTCACGGGCCTGGCCTCCGGCACCAACTGCATCACCGCGGTCTTCACTTCGGCGACGACCAACTATGCCAGCGTGACGAGCACGTGCAGCAACGTGACCGTCGCTGCAGGCTTCAGCGTCACGCCTGCGAGCACCGCGTTGGCGTTCCCCTCGGCCAACTATCAGCAGGCGCAGACGCAGTTGAATATCGTCACGGGTGGTCGCATGGACACGCTCACCTTCGCGTGCAACGGGCTGCCGTCGAAGCTGCAATGCTCGTTCTCCCCGGCAAGCGTGAAGCTTGCTGGCGACAGCTCCACGGTGCAGGTGCAGATGCTTGTGGCGAACTCAGGTGCGAAGTATGCGAGCGTCGATCGCAGGCCGCTGACCTCGTCGAGACGTGCGCTGGAGCTGGCTTCACTGCCTGCGTTGGCGCTGCTGATCTTCGGTCTGCGTCGTCGTCGTGCAGCGCTGCCGATGCTGGCGATGCTGTTGCTTGGCATCGTGGGCGCGGGCGCGCTCACAGGCTGCTCAGGGCAAGACCCCACGACCCTGCAGCAGGGCTCTGGTACCTATAACTTCAGCGTGAACGTGTACTCGGGTACGACGACACTGCAGACGATCAACTTTACGTTGACGATTCCGTAA